A single genomic interval of Terriglobus albidus harbors:
- a CDS encoding allantoate amidohydrolase, giving the protein MSADRILSRCRELAAITDVPGETTRTYLSPAMRRANEQLMAWVAAKGFTVRYDAAGNLRIVRAAPIETNRTFIVASHLDTIPNAGAFDGPLGIVLGLALLEEAPPLPFHLELIAFSEEEGVRFGFPFIGSKALTGELTDDLLARVDGKGTSVRQAITAYGLNPEELGEAQLHSGHFGYLEFHIEQGPVLEHEDRSLGIVTAIIGQSRLQLVFTGKANHAGTTPMHLRHDALAAAAEFVLAAERLGRNTPGLVATVGQLSPQPGAGNVIPGETVLSLDVRHADDTVRHGSVETLLKAAHAITQARGMVVSFAAKLDQPAVPMDPKLTALLAEAAAPCHPLSMTSGAGHDAMIVAPHLPAAMLFLRTPNGLSHHPDETVHPEDVQLAFETGLRFLERIADV; this is encoded by the coding sequence ATGTCCGCTGATCGTATCCTTTCCCGCTGCCGCGAGCTCGCCGCCATCACTGATGTTCCTGGCGAGACGACGCGCACCTATCTTTCTCCGGCGATGCGGCGAGCGAATGAACAGTTGATGGCGTGGGTTGCGGCTAAGGGCTTCACCGTGCGCTATGACGCCGCGGGAAATCTGCGCATCGTGCGTGCAGCCCCCATCGAGACTAATCGCACCTTCATCGTTGCGTCGCATCTCGATACGATTCCCAACGCCGGAGCCTTCGATGGTCCGCTCGGTATCGTGCTTGGCCTGGCGTTGCTGGAAGAGGCTCCGCCGCTGCCCTTCCACCTCGAGCTCATTGCCTTCAGTGAAGAAGAGGGCGTTCGTTTCGGCTTCCCCTTCATCGGGAGCAAAGCACTGACCGGCGAACTTACGGATGATCTACTGGCGCGCGTCGATGGCAAGGGCACATCCGTGCGCCAAGCCATTACCGCCTATGGCTTGAACCCGGAGGAGTTGGGCGAAGCTCAGCTGCACAGCGGGCACTTCGGTTATCTGGAATTTCACATTGAGCAGGGGCCTGTTCTCGAGCATGAAGACCGCTCGCTCGGGATTGTCACTGCCATCATTGGCCAGTCGCGGCTTCAGCTTGTCTTTACCGGCAAAGCCAATCATGCGGGCACGACGCCAATGCATCTGCGTCACGATGCTCTGGCCGCCGCCGCCGAGTTCGTCCTAGCCGCCGAAAGACTGGGCCGTAACACTCCAGGCCTGGTAGCAACCGTCGGTCAGCTGTCGCCGCAGCCAGGTGCGGGCAACGTGATCCCCGGAGAAACCGTGCTCTCGCTTGACGTCCGCCATGCAGACGATACCGTGCGCCATGGCAGCGTGGAGACTCTGCTAAAAGCCGCTCACGCCATCACCCAGGCTCGCGGCATGGTTGTCTCGTTCGCAGCAAAGCTCGATCAGCCGGCCGTCCCCATGGACCCGAAGCTGACCGCCCTGCTCGCCGAAGCGGCCGCACCATGCCATCCGCTCTCCATGACCAGCGGGGCGGGTCACGACGCCATGATCGTCGCTCCCCATCTGCCGGCCGCCATGCTTTTTTTACGGACACCAAATGGACTTTCACATCATCCGGATGAAACCGTGCATCCGGAGGATGTACAGTTAGCCTTTGAAACCGGACTCCGGTTTCTGGAGCGCATCGCCGATGTTTAA
- the allE gene encoding (S)-ureidoglycine aminohydrolase, giving the protein MFNLGHSRSRTAGDHFLLTPDTFIRSPFPGMRNAVAIVHVSPAAGAGFTQYTAEMAADGLLGHAAAQRFFYVLEGSVSLVAEGRRYTLNANGYAYIPEDLEHSITSAQPAKLAVIEKKYQVLDGVEAPALLVGDETKVASTALNGDEDLQVRALLPGDTAFDFAVNTMSYKPGAALSQTEIHVMEHGLLMMTGGGIYKLADQWYPVTAGDFIYMAPYCPQWFGALGKEPAKYLIYKDWNRHPLA; this is encoded by the coding sequence ATGTTTAACCTGGGACACTCTCGCAGCCGCACCGCCGGTGATCACTTCCTGCTCACGCCGGACACCTTCATCCGCTCGCCCTTTCCGGGAATGCGCAACGCGGTGGCCATCGTGCACGTCTCTCCGGCTGCAGGGGCCGGTTTTACCCAGTACACGGCCGAGATGGCCGCTGACGGCTTGCTCGGCCACGCAGCCGCACAGCGCTTTTTCTACGTGCTCGAAGGCAGCGTCTCCCTGGTAGCCGAAGGCCGGCGGTACACGCTGAACGCCAACGGATATGCCTACATTCCCGAAGATCTGGAGCACAGCATCACCAGTGCACAGCCGGCAAAGCTCGCCGTCATCGAGAAGAAGTACCAGGTGCTCGATGGGGTAGAAGCCCCCGCGCTTTTGGTCGGTGACGAGACCAAAGTTGCCTCTACCGCGCTGAACGGGGATGAAGATCTGCAGGTGCGCGCTCTATTGCCCGGCGATACGGCATTTGATTTCGCCGTCAACACCATGAGCTACAAGCCCGGCGCAGCGCTTTCGCAAACCGAGATTCATGTCATGGAACACGGCCTGCTGATGATGACCGGCGGAGGCATCTACAAGCTCGCCGATCAGTGGTATCCGGTAACTGCGGGCGACTTCATCTACATGGCTCCGTACTGCCCGCAGTGGTTCGGAGCTCTTGGTAAAGAACCGGCAAAATATCTCATCTACAAAGACTGGAACCGGCACCCGCTCGCATGA
- a CDS encoding M20 family metallo-hydrolase translates to MKIAVNLDRLSSELEDLASFSDAPPSEEGTAVTRVVFTSTDLEARTFLETLAEKAGLRIRRDAVGNIFFRWEGSDPSLAPIGTGSHTDAIPHAGMYDGTVGVLGGLEAIRALKEAGFQPKRSIELLMFTSEEPTRFGIGCLGSRLLSGTLSPEKADALIDKHERTLEEVRTAAGFSGGLDTVKLPAGYYHHWLELHIEQGPLLEREGLPIGIVTAIAAPASYKFYLEGFGGHAGALLMPERKDALCAAAELILSVERNTLATGAIDTVGTVGTAQIHPGAVNSVPSRVTLELDLRDIDPARRESVIEAVRRDIAAIQAKRGVTVREELVNADPPATSDATIVAALEEVCRDAKILYKKMVSRAYHDSLFMARISPIAMIFIPCRNGVSHRPDEYASPEAIGTGVSVLAAAMARLAAQ, encoded by the coding sequence ATGAAGATCGCCGTTAACCTTGACCGTCTGTCGTCGGAACTGGAAGACCTCGCCAGCTTCTCCGATGCTCCGCCCTCCGAGGAAGGCACCGCTGTTACGCGCGTCGTTTTCACCAGCACCGATCTGGAAGCGCGCACCTTCCTGGAGACACTGGCCGAGAAGGCCGGCCTCCGCATTCGCCGCGACGCCGTCGGCAACATCTTCTTCCGCTGGGAAGGCTCTGACCCATCGCTCGCGCCCATCGGTACCGGATCGCATACAGACGCGATTCCTCATGCCGGTATGTATGACGGTACGGTCGGAGTGCTCGGCGGTCTGGAAGCGATTCGGGCGCTGAAGGAAGCGGGCTTCCAGCCCAAACGCTCGATCGAGCTGCTGATGTTTACCTCCGAGGAGCCGACACGCTTCGGCATCGGCTGTCTCGGGTCACGTCTGCTCTCGGGCACGCTCTCGCCGGAGAAGGCCGATGCCTTGATCGACAAGCACGAACGCACACTGGAAGAGGTCCGTACTGCTGCCGGTTTCTCCGGCGGTCTCGATACCGTGAAGCTCCCCGCCGGCTACTACCACCACTGGCTGGAGTTGCACATCGAACAAGGACCGTTGCTGGAGCGGGAAGGCCTGCCCATCGGCATCGTCACCGCCATTGCGGCGCCTGCCAGCTATAAGTTTTACCTGGAAGGTTTCGGCGGACATGCTGGTGCCCTGTTGATGCCTGAGCGCAAAGATGCCCTCTGCGCTGCTGCGGAGCTGATCCTCTCGGTCGAGCGCAATACCCTGGCCACCGGCGCGATTGACACCGTCGGCACTGTGGGGACAGCGCAGATCCATCCTGGCGCCGTGAACTCCGTGCCCAGCCGCGTGACGCTGGAGCTGGATCTGCGCGACATCGACCCGGCGCGCCGCGAGTCTGTCATCGAAGCCGTCCGCCGCGATATCGCCGCCATCCAGGCGAAACGTGGTGTCACCGTCCGCGAAGAGCTGGTCAATGCCGACCCGCCGGCAACCAGCGATGCCACCATCGTGGCCGCGCTGGAAGAGGTCTGCCGCGATGCGAAGATCCTATACAAGAAGATGGTGAGCCGCGCGTACCACGACTCGCTTTTCATGGCGCGCATCTCTCCCATTGCGATGATCTTCATTCCATGCCGCAACGGCGTCTCGCATCGCCCGGATGAGTATGCCTCTCCAGAGGCAATTGGCACCGGCGTCAGCGTCCTTGCAGCCGCCATGGCACGGCTTGCGGCACAATAG
- a CDS encoding NAD-dependent succinate-semialdehyde dehydrogenase, with product MPILSINPSTGKTLRHFDALPPEQLEAKLALAASAWKAYQEVPLEHRALCMRKLASLIEDETEELARLMTLEMGKPIRAARAEAQKCATACRFYAENAAKFLTSEAVPTEASSSYVRFDPLGVILAVMPWNFPLWQVFRFLAPALMAGNVGLLKHASNVPQCALTIEALTRRAGFPRGVFQALLIESSDVAKVIDDPRVAAITLTGSNPAGSAVAAQAGKLIKKTVLELGGSDPFIVMPSADLNVAIDTAIKARTINNGQSCIAAKRFIVHESIYNEFQERFSVGMDNLKVGDPLLDETDVGPLATSKGLEEVQAQVQACIDAGALLITGGERMMVDQGNYFEPTVIAGLSRTAPVYREEIFGPVALLFRVHSLDEAIEVANDTPFGLGASAWTHDPVEQQRFVADLQAGSVFINAMVASDPRLPFGGVKQSGFGRELSAVGMHEFMNRKTVVVA from the coding sequence ATGCCGATTCTCTCCATCAATCCCTCTACAGGAAAAACGCTGCGGCACTTCGATGCCCTGCCCCCGGAACAACTGGAGGCCAAACTGGCCCTCGCCGCCTCCGCCTGGAAGGCGTACCAGGAGGTGCCGCTGGAGCACCGCGCTCTCTGTATGCGCAAGCTGGCCTCTCTCATTGAAGATGAGACGGAAGAGCTCGCACGCCTGATGACGCTGGAGATGGGCAAGCCCATCCGCGCGGCCCGTGCCGAGGCACAGAAGTGCGCCACCGCATGCCGCTTTTACGCCGAGAACGCAGCCAAATTTCTTACGTCCGAGGCGGTCCCGACCGAAGCCTCCAGCAGTTATGTCCGCTTCGATCCACTGGGCGTCATTCTTGCCGTCATGCCCTGGAACTTTCCGCTGTGGCAGGTCTTCCGCTTCCTGGCTCCAGCCCTGATGGCAGGCAACGTCGGTCTGCTGAAACACGCCTCGAATGTGCCCCAGTGTGCTCTCACGATCGAGGCACTGACTCGGCGCGCAGGGTTCCCCCGTGGTGTTTTCCAGGCGCTTCTCATCGAGTCGTCTGACGTGGCAAAAGTCATTGATGATCCACGCGTCGCCGCGATCACGTTGACCGGCAGCAATCCCGCCGGTTCCGCCGTTGCCGCACAGGCAGGCAAGCTGATCAAGAAGACCGTCCTGGAGCTTGGCGGCTCTGATCCATTTATCGTGATGCCGTCGGCCGATCTGAACGTTGCGATCGACACCGCCATCAAGGCACGGACCATCAACAACGGCCAGTCGTGCATCGCGGCCAAGCGATTTATTGTTCACGAGAGCATCTACAACGAGTTTCAGGAGCGCTTCTCCGTGGGTATGGATAACCTGAAGGTGGGCGATCCCCTGCTCGATGAGACCGACGTCGGCCCGCTGGCAACTTCGAAGGGCCTGGAAGAAGTGCAAGCTCAGGTACAGGCCTGCATCGATGCCGGAGCTCTACTGATCACCGGCGGCGAACGCATGATGGTGGACCAGGGAAATTACTTCGAGCCTACCGTGATCGCAGGTTTGTCGCGCACCGCACCGGTCTATCGAGAAGAGATCTTCGGTCCGGTGGCGCTGCTCTTCCGTGTCCACTCACTCGATGAAGCGATTGAGGTTGCCAACGATACGCCCTTCGGCCTTGGAGCCTCTGCCTGGACACATGACCCGGTCGAACAGCAGCGCTTTGTTGCTGATCTGCAGGCCGGCTCGGTTTTCATCAATGCCATGGTCGCCAGCGATCCACGCCTGCCGTTCGGCGGAGTGAAGCAGTCCGGTTTCGGCCGTGAGCTTTCAGCAGTGGGCATGCATGAGTTTATGAATCGGAAGACGGTTGTCGTGGCTTAA
- a CDS encoding TonB-dependent receptor translates to MKRSWWKCVWLLVVLAASVAGQAQQTGTIRGLVTDPDAAVVPGATITATAANGKALTAQSKGDGSYSISNVPAGSYSITVTMSGFGSFVRQGVRVAAGQSLNLDVKLAIAEANAEVNVTTQTNQVSVDSDSNASATVIKDKDLDALSDDPDELQNQLSALAGPSAGPNGGQIYIDGFTGGTLPPKSSIREIRVNQNPFSAQYEKLGFGRVEILTKPGTDKFRGNINVQGNQKWLNTSSPFAQNQPDYHTFFLLGSLSGPLTKTSSFNVSGSNRDIEDNNIISKGVPIFATNFSDASTICAPGSIAAGCTIGEYTGSAINHPQKRWEVNPRLDFALSDKNTLTFRYEHEQGNNKNNNIGSYVLPSRGQNSTSQEDTIQISDSQIISPKVVNETRFEWQRSNATATALNPNLPGLNVSGGMSIGGSTSGNSNVTDTHFELQNYTSVALQKHFVRFGGRLRTTEESAYSTANQNGTFTYATIQDYMKGQVNQYAVSTINQASVTSRVTDVGLYVEDDWKIRPNLTLSAGMRFETQNQIDSNHDIAPRVALAWGVPNKHGSPKTVVRIGYGIFYDRFDLTQVMNVVRQNGTNVQTTTVSAAPGGYLNCGPSNPNACAGSGGTPGKNTIYSIGDTRSAYIMQFAGGVDQQVGKASISVNYLNSRGVHQYLNRAFANTATNMINYRYDSGGVFNQNQIFVNGNMRLSNVVSLFGFYSLNFVNGNASGATFIPSRATDTKADYGRTQFDVRNRMLMAGNINFKHGFSASPFLVASSGTPYNILAGRDLNGDSVYNDRPAWANAGSANLAGACTAAAALPTGQTSNAWYSVQQSGNYTQIPINNCTGPASLNFNLRLNKVFGFGEKTGAAAGPNGGRRQQQGGMMPPPGGGGGGGGRGQGGPGGPGGPFGGASSGHKYTVNFAIQANNLLNVVNYGAPVGTVTSQQFGRSNSIGGGGFMGPGGSSNAVRRITLQMGFNF, encoded by the coding sequence ATGAAACGCTCATGGTGGAAGTGTGTCTGGCTGCTGGTGGTTCTGGCAGCGAGTGTCGCCGGACAGGCGCAGCAGACGGGAACGATTCGCGGTCTCGTGACGGATCCTGATGCTGCGGTGGTGCCTGGGGCGACGATTACCGCGACAGCGGCCAACGGAAAGGCCTTGACGGCGCAGAGCAAGGGAGATGGCAGCTACTCCATCTCCAACGTGCCGGCGGGCAGCTACTCGATCACGGTGACAATGTCCGGCTTCGGTTCATTCGTGCGCCAGGGTGTGCGCGTCGCCGCGGGCCAGTCGCTCAATCTGGACGTCAAGCTGGCGATCGCGGAAGCCAATGCCGAGGTGAACGTTACCACGCAGACCAACCAGGTCAGCGTGGACTCTGACTCGAATGCCAGCGCCACGGTCATCAAGGATAAGGATCTGGACGCTCTTTCTGACGATCCGGACGAGCTGCAGAACCAACTCTCGGCTCTGGCCGGACCTTCGGCTGGACCGAACGGCGGGCAGATCTACATCGACGGCTTTACCGGTGGCACGCTGCCTCCGAAGTCGTCGATCCGTGAGATCCGTGTCAATCAGAACCCCTTCTCGGCTCAGTATGAGAAGCTGGGCTTCGGCCGCGTTGAGATCCTCACCAAGCCGGGTACGGACAAGTTCCGCGGCAACATCAACGTGCAGGGCAATCAGAAGTGGCTGAACACGAGCAGCCCGTTTGCACAGAACCAGCCGGACTATCACACTTTCTTCCTGCTGGGCAGCCTGAGCGGCCCGTTGACCAAGACCTCATCGTTCAATGTCAGTGGCAGCAACCGTGATATCGAGGACAACAACATCATCTCCAAGGGCGTACCGATCTTCGCGACGAACTTTAGCGATGCGTCGACGATCTGCGCTCCCGGATCAATCGCTGCGGGTTGTACGATCGGCGAATACACGGGTAGCGCCATCAACCATCCGCAGAAGCGCTGGGAGGTCAACCCGCGTCTGGATTTCGCTCTCTCCGACAAGAACACGTTGACCTTCCGGTATGAGCATGAGCAGGGGAACAACAAGAACAACAATATCGGCAGCTATGTGCTGCCCTCGCGCGGACAGAACTCCACCAGCCAGGAAGATACCATCCAGATCAGCGACTCACAGATCATCAGCCCCAAGGTGGTGAATGAGACCCGTTTCGAGTGGCAGCGTTCGAATGCGACCGCGACTGCTCTGAATCCGAATCTTCCCGGCCTGAATGTCTCGGGCGGTATGAGCATCGGCGGCTCCACAAGCGGTAACTCCAATGTGACCGATACTCACTTTGAGCTGCAGAACTATACCTCCGTCGCTCTGCAAAAGCACTTCGTGCGTTTTGGCGGGCGTCTGCGTACCACCGAGGAGAGCGCTTACTCAACGGCTAACCAGAACGGTACCTTCACCTACGCCACTATCCAGGACTACATGAAGGGCCAGGTCAACCAGTATGCCGTCTCAACGATTAACCAGGCGTCGGTCACCTCGCGCGTGACCGACGTTGGTCTTTATGTGGAAGATGACTGGAAGATCCGTCCCAATCTCACACTCAGCGCAGGTATGCGTTTCGAGACGCAGAATCAGATCGATTCGAATCACGACATCGCGCCGCGTGTTGCGCTTGCCTGGGGTGTTCCGAACAAGCACGGCTCGCCGAAGACGGTTGTCCGCATCGGCTACGGCATCTTCTATGATCGTTTCGATCTTACGCAGGTGATGAACGTTGTTCGCCAGAACGGCACCAATGTTCAGACCACAACGGTCAGCGCCGCACCGGGTGGGTATCTCAATTGCGGTCCAAGCAATCCGAACGCTTGCGCCGGGAGCGGCGGCACGCCCGGGAAGAATACGATCTACAGCATCGGGGATACCCGCTCGGCCTACATCATGCAGTTCGCCGGCGGTGTCGACCAGCAGGTCGGCAAGGCCTCCATCTCGGTGAACTACCTGAACTCGCGTGGTGTGCACCAGTACCTGAATCGCGCCTTCGCCAACACCGCAACCAACATGATCAACTATCGTTACGATTCTGGCGGTGTCTTCAACCAGAACCAGATATTTGTGAATGGCAACATGCGGCTGAGTAATGTCGTCTCTCTCTTCGGCTTCTACTCGCTGAACTTCGTAAACGGCAACGCCTCTGGCGCCACCTTTATCCCATCACGCGCGACGGACACGAAAGCCGACTACGGTCGCACTCAGTTCGACGTGCGCAACCGCATGCTCATGGCCGGTAACATTAACTTCAAACACGGCTTCTCTGCCAGCCCCTTCCTGGTAGCGAGTTCGGGAACGCCATACAACATCCTTGCCGGCAGAGACCTGAACGGTGACTCGGTTTATAACGATCGTCCAGCGTGGGCTAATGCGGGAAGCGCTAACCTTGCCGGAGCCTGCACCGCTGCTGCTGCTCTGCCGACCGGGCAGACCTCAAACGCCTGGTATAGCGTTCAGCAGAGCGGAAACTACACCCAGATTCCCATCAACAACTGCACCGGTCCGGCTTCGCTGAACTTCAACCTGCGTCTGAACAAGGTCTTCGGCTTTGGTGAGAAGACCGGCGCTGCCGCTGGTCCTAACGGCGGGCGCCGTCAGCAGCAGGGCGGAATGATGCCGCCTCCGGGCGGCGGCGGTGGTGGCGGCGGCCGTGGTCAGGGTGGCCCCGGCGGTCCTGGCGGACCATTCGGCGGCGCAAGCTCCGGCCACAAGTACACCGTCAACTTCGCCATCCAGGCCAACAACCTCCTGAACGTGGTTAACTACGGCGCTCCGGTTGGTACGGTGACCTCGCAGCAATTCGGCCGGTCGAACTCGATCGGTGGCGGCGGCTTCATGGGCCCCGGCGGCTCCTCCAACGCAGTACGCCGCATCACGCTGCAGATGGGCTTCAACTTCTAA
- a CDS encoding DUF5666 domain-containing protein, with protein sequence MFATKRDFLATLFTATAVVMTVSPCAVAQNASALGTVKSVDGKTMTVATDKGATVTVTLGDTTKVVQLAPGSTDLKTAQPATASDITAGDRVLASGPGDASAITAVRVVLMKSGDIAQRNAATQADWARRGSGGLVNAVNGGSISIKQGQKVVEITTTPKTIFRRYAADSVKFEDTKPGTLSDIRPGDQLRVRGEKNEDGTAIAADEIVSGAFRNLAGTVTSVDAASGKIVLKDLASKKNVTVMVTSNSDFRALPPQMAAMLAARARGAANGAAGANGGGAPGGAPQGGGVSGGGAPQGMGRPAGGGEGAVAGSGGMGPGGAGGGRGFGGPGGGGPRGDLASMLSRLPTGELATVKNGDALMIVGTGAANADTVTAVTMLSGVEPILAAPNGASSMNLAPWSMGGGAGGDAQ encoded by the coding sequence ATGTTCGCAACCAAGAGAGACTTTCTGGCGACCCTGTTCACCGCAACCGCGGTGGTGATGACCGTTTCGCCCTGTGCTGTAGCCCAGAATGCATCGGCTCTCGGGACCGTAAAGAGTGTCGATGGAAAGACGATGACGGTGGCGACCGACAAGGGAGCAACGGTTACCGTAACCCTTGGTGACACCACCAAGGTGGTGCAGCTCGCCCCTGGGAGCACTGATCTGAAGACCGCGCAGCCGGCTACGGCTTCTGATATCACTGCCGGGGATCGCGTGCTTGCCAGCGGTCCTGGTGATGCTTCCGCGATTACGGCGGTTCGCGTGGTTCTCATGAAGTCCGGCGATATCGCCCAGCGTAATGCGGCGACCCAGGCGGATTGGGCTCGCCGTGGATCGGGCGGTCTTGTCAACGCCGTGAACGGTGGCTCCATTTCCATTAAGCAGGGCCAGAAGGTTGTCGAGATCACGACAACGCCGAAGACTATCTTCCGCCGGTACGCGGCCGATTCGGTGAAGTTTGAAGATACGAAGCCCGGCACACTGTCCGACATCAGGCCAGGCGACCAGCTTCGCGTGCGTGGCGAGAAGAACGAAGACGGCACCGCGATTGCGGCCGACGAGATCGTCAGCGGCGCCTTCCGTAACCTGGCCGGCACGGTGACCAGCGTGGATGCCGCCAGCGGCAAGATTGTCCTGAAGGACCTTGCCAGCAAGAAGAACGTCACCGTCATGGTGACTTCGAACTCTGACTTCCGTGCTCTGCCACCGCAGATGGCGGCCATGCTTGCTGCGCGCGCTCGCGGCGCTGCGAATGGTGCGGCTGGTGCTAACGGTGGAGGAGCTCCCGGTGGCGCACCTCAAGGCGGTGGAGTCTCAGGCGGCGGTGCACCGCAGGGTATGGGACGGCCGGCAGGCGGTGGTGAAGGTGCTGTTGCAGGTTCAGGAGGTATGGGACCTGGCGGTGCAGGTGGTGGACGGGGTTTTGGCGGTCCGGGTGGTGGTGGTCCTCGAGGCGACCTGGCTTCCATGCTGTCGCGCCTTCCAACGGGTGAGCTGGCAACGGTGAAGAACGGCGATGCGCTAATGATCGTCGGCACTGGCGCGGCGAATGCGGACACCGTCACGGCGGTGACCATGTTGAGCGGAGTTGAGCCTATCCTTGCCGCGCCCAACGGAGCCAGTTCCATGAATCTGGCGCCGTGGAGCATGGGCGGCGGAGCAGGCGGGGACGCGCAGTAA
- the treZ gene encoding malto-oligosyltrehalose trehalohydrolase, producing MHRFEVWAPRASRVRLYLHNELREMQPPASVDDHGWWRLEAPDAGPGTGYGFAVDDDDQPWPDPRSLWQPDGVHGLSCVYDQAAFAWTDKGFQAPPLSSAVIYELHIGTFTPEGTLDAAIARLDYLVELGVTHVELLPLAAFPGVFGWGYDGAALYAVHQPYGGPDALKRFVDAAHGKGLAVLLDVVYNHFGPVGNYTGKFGPYLVDTHHTPWGGAVNFEEWGADQVRRFFLDNALMWMRDFHMDGLRLDAVHAFVDRSAIHFLEQLATEVEHLSSAIGRQLTLIAESDLNDPRVVTSREAGGYGIDAQWSDDFHHALFTAVAPQETRGYYEDFGGLAKLAKALEETFVYDGIYSRHRNRIHGRPAGTLDRHRFLGYIQNHDQVGNRAQGDRVAMVAGMDRARAAAALVLLGPFVPMLFQGEEWAASTPFLYFADHEDPGMARAVSEGRRREFSAFGWKPEDVPDPVERASYERSGLRWEETAAGEHAQMLAWYKELIRLRRSLPELEDGAPGACRVEFDEQQGWLMVHRGVVIVAVNLGCQQVRLSVPLVTELILGSGTSTLQSGTLTLHDGATAVLRRQ from the coding sequence ATGCATCGATTTGAAGTATGGGCGCCGCGCGCCTCTCGCGTCCGTCTGTATTTGCACAACGAACTTCGCGAGATGCAGCCGCCTGCGAGTGTGGACGATCACGGCTGGTGGAGGCTGGAGGCTCCCGACGCGGGGCCCGGTACAGGCTATGGCTTTGCCGTAGACGATGACGATCAGCCATGGCCGGACCCACGGTCGTTATGGCAGCCGGATGGCGTCCATGGCCTGTCCTGCGTCTACGATCAGGCCGCCTTTGCCTGGACCGATAAAGGCTTCCAGGCGCCGCCACTTTCAAGCGCCGTCATCTATGAGCTGCATATCGGCACCTTTACGCCGGAGGGCACGCTGGATGCAGCGATTGCGCGGCTCGATTATCTGGTCGAGCTGGGCGTTACTCATGTGGAGCTGCTGCCGTTAGCCGCATTTCCAGGTGTCTTTGGCTGGGGATATGACGGTGCAGCGCTGTATGCCGTGCATCAGCCGTATGGTGGACCGGATGCGTTGAAGCGCTTCGTCGATGCGGCTCACGGCAAAGGACTGGCCGTGCTGCTGGATGTGGTCTATAACCACTTCGGTCCGGTAGGAAACTACACCGGTAAATTCGGCCCGTATCTGGTTGACACCCATCACACGCCCTGGGGCGGTGCAGTGAATTTCGAAGAGTGGGGAGCAGACCAGGTACGGCGCTTCTTCCTCGACAATGCACTGATGTGGATGCGTGATTTCCACATGGATGGCCTACGTCTGGATGCCGTGCACGCGTTTGTGGACCGTTCCGCGATTCACTTCCTGGAGCAGCTTGCGACCGAGGTCGAACATCTTAGCTCCGCGATCGGGCGGCAGCTCACGTTGATTGCTGAGAGTGACCTGAATGATCCCCGTGTCGTGACTTCGCGCGAAGCAGGCGGTTATGGCATCGATGCGCAGTGGAGCGACGACTTTCATCATGCGCTGTTTACTGCTGTTGCTCCGCAGGAGACGCGCGGTTACTACGAAGACTTTGGCGGTCTGGCAAAGCTTGCCAAGGCATTGGAAGAGACCTTTGTCTACGATGGCATCTACTCACGTCATCGCAACCGCATCCACGGCCGGCCCGCTGGGACTCTGGATCGACATCGTTTTCTGGGCTATATCCAGAACCACGATCAGGTGGGAAATCGTGCCCAGGGTGATCGGGTTGCGATGGTCGCCGGGATGGACCGTGCGCGTGCTGCCGCGGCGTTGGTACTTCTGGGACCATTTGTGCCGATGTTGTTTCAGGGCGAAGAGTGGGCTGCGTCGACGCCCTTCCTTTACTTTGCCGACCATGAAGACCCTGGGATGGCACGCGCGGTGAGCGAAGGCCGTCGGCGCGAGTTCTCGGCCTTTGGATGGAAGCCGGAAGATGTACCCGATCCCGTCGAGCGTGCAAGCTACGAGCGCAGCGGCCTTCGCTGGGAAGAAACAGCTGCGGGAGAGCACGCACAGATGCTGGCCTGGTACAAGGAACTGATCCGGTTGCGGCGATCTTTGCCGGAGCTTGAGGACGGTGCTCCGGGCGCCTGCCGCGTGGAATTTGATGAACAACAGGGATGGCTCATGGTGCACCGTGGAGTGGTCATCGTGGCGGTGAACCTGGGTTGTCAACAGGTACGGCTTTCTGTGCCACTCGTTACCGAACTGATTCTCGGCTCGGGCACCTCTACCCTCCAGAGCGGTACACTGACGCTACACGATGGGGCAACGGCCGTTCTGCGGCGTCAATAG